In Zygosaccharomyces rouxii strain CBS732 chromosome D complete sequence, one DNA window encodes the following:
- the IMG2 gene encoding mitochondrial 54S ribosomal protein mL49 (similar to uniprot|P25642 Saccharomyces cerevisiae YCR071C IMG2 Mitochondrial ribosomal protein of the small subunit), which translates to MLRLLRLKQLNKPLLRQTIRLQSTVETPKTFNCNEEAELEYQPGFAFSVFPRIQDVHTNDLVGSDSFGKDKYYVERSATGNLPVYIDVKNGGNVFTELRKIHGNVMKLRNDLQEQLPHIPKQNWKCVVQSNKIVIKGDFSQEVKRVLQTTF; encoded by the coding sequence ATGTTGCGTCTGTTACGCTTGaagcaattgaacaaaCCTCTTCTAAGACAAACTATCAGGTTACAGTCTACTGTTGAAACTCCTAAAACTTTTAATTGTAATGAAGAAGCCGAGTTAGAATACCAACCAGGGTTTGCGTTTTCCGTTTTTCCACGCATCCAGGATGTGCATACCAATGATTTAGTCGGTAGCGATTCCTTTGGTAAGGACAAGTATTACGTGGAGAGAAGCGCTACTGGAAATCTACCAGTTTACATAGATGTtaaaaatggtggtaatgtATTCACTGAATTGAGGAAGATCCATGGTAATGTGATGAAACTTAGAAATGATTTACAAGAGCAGTTACCTCATATTCCCAAACAAAATTGGAAGTGCGTTGTGCAATCAAATAAAATCGTAATAAAAGGTGACTTTTCCCAAGAGGTAAAGCGTGTGTTGCAAACTACTTTCTAA
- the ALG12 gene encoding dolichyl-P-Man:Man(7)GlcNAc(2)-PP-dolichol alpha-1,6-mannosyltransferase (similar to uniprot|P53730 Saccharomyces cerevisiae YNR030W ECM39 Alpha-1 6-mannosyltransferase localized to the ER responsible for the addition of the alpha-1 6 mannose to dolichol-linked Man7GlcNAc2 acts in the dolichol pathway for N-glycosylation) has translation MGWSYLDYGVILLISIYLRKAPFTKVEESFSIQAVHDILNYGILDISRYDHLQFPGVVPRSFIGPLIIAALTKPFTYASSIFSANSPTQFEWQLLTRAIIGLTNWLGLMYLKNCGEHALETQRLEEQEEDKKNKEEGRPVAIRRPDVNLISMGSWFTVNVLSQFHLIFYSSRPLPNFVLTLPLTNVALGWVLLGNYKQSVFLLAFTAIIFRLEVAALCAGVALLSIFYKKLNWFNAIKFGLMGGIIGMGLTLTVDSYFWRDWCIPEVDAFIFNVIRGKSAEWGIESPAGYFTHYLRTMFVPPTILLMGVIGFRNAPKNIRIVSLAAFFHIFVLSFQPHKEWRFIIYSIPPIILLGSTAAAYIWENLTVKKAFHALIIAVVGISPLISLATSFAFLHVSSMNYPGGQALTDFNEMIIANNITNVTVHMNVPVCMTGVTRFGELDFDKYGIIYDKTEDLNELKEKWNTFDYLIDQEGTAASIPFEKHPEKNWEQVSSAQIFIGLDPSVFNGVLKENETPFDFIYRLIKANVNLFSFFSDLIDSAFLRDDIFYTYRRISHDEDHAESQ, from the coding sequence ATGGGTTGGTCTTATTTGGATTATGGTGTAATTTTATTAATCTCCATTTATTTAAGGAAAGCTCCATTTACTAAAGTGGAGGAGAGTTTTAGCATTCAAGCTGTTCATGATATCTTAAACTATGGTATTCTTGATATCTCACGTTATGATCATTTACAGTTCCCTGGTGTGGTTCCTAGATCATTTATTGGCCCATTGATTATTGCAGCACTGACCAAACCATTTACTTATGCTTCATCTATCTTCTCGGCCAATTCCCCTACTCAATTTGAATGGCAGTTGTTAACTAGAGCTATTATTGGATTGACCAATTGGCTTGGATTGATGTACTTGAAGAACTGTGGTGAGCATGCTCTTGAAACACAGAGATTGGaagagcaagaagaagataaaaagaataaagaagaaggtagACCTGTGGCCATTAGACGTCCTGATGTCAATTTAATCAGTATGGGATCATGGTTTACTGTTAACGTTCTGTCTCAATTCCATTTGATCTTCTACAGTTCAAGACCATTGCCCAATTTCGTTTTGACTTTACCCTTGACCAATGTAGCCCTTGGTTGGGTTCTATTGGGTAACTATAAGCAATCTGTTTTCCTGTTAGCCTTCACTGCCATCATTTTTAGACTGGAAGTCGCAGCTCTATGTGCAGGTGTAGCACTTCTGTCAATTTTctacaagaaattaaattgGTTCAATGCAATTAAGTTTGGTCTAATGGGAGGTATTATCGGTATGGGTTTGACTTTGACCGTCGATTCTTACTTCTGGAGAGATTGGTGTATTCCTGAAGTTGATGCATTTATCTTCAATGTGATCAGAGGTAAATCCGCTGAGTGGGGAATTGAATCTCCTGCAGGTTACTTCACGCATTACTTAAGAACAATGTTTGTTCCACCAACAATTTTACTAATGGGTGTCATTGGATTTAGGAATGCACCTAAAAATATACGTATAGTATCCTTGGCAGCATTTTTCCATATTTTCGTTTTATCATTTCAGCCTCATAAGGAGTGGAGATTCATCATTTATTCCATCCCACCAATCATTTTACTCGGCAGTACTGCAGCCGCTTACATTTGGGAAAATTTAACAGTTAAAAAGGCTTTCCATGCCCTAATTATTGCTGTCGTTGGTATTTCACCGCTCATCTCTCTAGCCACTTCTTTTGCTTTCCTGCATGTTTCCAGTATGAATTATCCTGGTGGCCAGGCTCTCACTGATTTTAATGAAATGATTATCGCTAATAATATCACTAACGTCACGGTTCACATGAACGTGCCCGTTTGTATGACCGGTGTAACTAGATTTGGTGAGTTGGATTTTGACAAATATGGTATCATTTACGATAAGACTGAAGATTTGAacgaattgaaagaaaagtggAATACCTTTGATTATTTGATTGATCAAGAAGGTACTGCTGCCTCTATCCCATTCGAAAAACACCCTGAGAAGAACTGGGAACAAGTATCTTCAGCtcaaatcttcattggACTCGATCCTAGTGTCTTCAATGGAGTCCTTAAAGAGAACGAAACGCCGTTCGATTTCATCTACAGACTCATCAAGGCAAATGTAAATCTTTTCAGTTTCTTCTCTGATCTAATCGACAGTGCCTTTTTGAGAGACGACATCTTTTACACTTACAGAAGAATTTCTCATGATGAAGACCACGCCGAAAGTCAATAG
- the ZNG1 gene encoding GTP-dependent zinc transferase (similar to uniprot|P53729 Saccharomyces cerevisiae YNR029C Hypothetical ORF) — protein sequence MSALKDYKYNEEEDGELPSLVTGTESDLNDILNHVKSDGGINIVSEDKIARTNLQNSNSDNSTTSSRKIPVSIITGYLGSGKSTLLEKLAQKGSDKKIAVILNEFGDSSEIEKAMTIRNGENSYQEWLDLGNGCLCCSLKNVGVKAIEDMIQRSPGKIDYILLETSGIADPAPIAKMFWQDEGLNSNVYIDGIITVLDCEHIVKCLDDVSEQTHWHGDQVVLEDKLTIAHLQIAMADRLIMNKLDRIENDENKIMKLEQRIRSINSEVPMFYTKFADIGIDKLLDLHAFDARNVPQEGGSGSTFHDPRMSTVTLNFRPLKTQEYDKFEKEFLQVLLWKEMGVCNDNIQGEVHRTKGLLLVDDKVRVLQGVRDTYEVFDGEETSSRTCRIVFIGKSLDQKSIADLLHNVIK from the coding sequence ATGTCCGCCTTGAAAGATTACAAGTAcaatgaggaagaagatggtgaattaCCTTCGTTGGTTACCGGTACAGAATCGGATTTGAATGACATTTTGAACCATGTAAAGAGTGATGGGGGAATTAATATTGTAAGTGAGGATAAGATTGCTAGAACTAATTTACAGAATTCTAATTCTGATAATTCCACTACTTCATCTAGGAAAATCCCCGTTTCGATCATTACTGGATATCTAGGGTCAGGTAAATCAACTCTACTGGAGAAGCTTGCCCAGAAGGGTTCTGATAAGAAGATCGCAGTTATATTAAATGAATTCGGTGATTCTagtgaaattgaaaaagcTATGACTATTCGTAATGGCGAAAATAGTTATCAAGAGTGGTTAGATTTGGGTAATGGATGTCTCTGCtgttctttgaagaatgtTGGTGTTAAGGCAATTGAAGATATGATCCAAAGATCACCgggaaaaattgattatATCCTATTGGAGACTTCTGGTATTGCAGATCCTGCACCTATTGCCAAGATGTTTTGGCAAGACGAAGGTTTGAACAGTAACGTTTACATTGATGGGATTATAACTGTTCTTGATTGTGAACACATTGTTAAATGTCTTGATGATGTATCTGAACAGACACATTGGCATGGTGATCAAGTTGTGTTGGAGGACAAGTTAACCATTGCACATCTACAAATTGCCATGGCTGATAGATTAATTATGAATAAGTTGGACAGAATAGAGAACGATGAGAAtaaaataatgaaattagaacAGAGAATCAGAAGCATTAATTCTGAAGTCCCAATGTTTTATACCAAGTTTGCGGATATTGGAATAGACAAATTATTGGATTTACATGCATTTGATGCTAGAAACGTTCCACAAGAAGGTGGGAGCGGCTCCACATTCCACGATCCAAGGATGTCCACGGTGACATTAAATTTCAGACCATTGAAGACACAAGAATATGAtaagtttgaaaaagaattcCTGCAAGTTTTATTGTGGAAGGAAATGGGTGTCTGTAACGATAACATCCAAGGTGAAGTACATAGGACGAAGGGACTTTTACTAGTCGACGATAAGGTACGAGTGCTTCAAGGTGTAAGAGACACCTATGAAGTGTtcgatggtgaagaaacATCTTCCAGAACTTGTAGAATAGTCTTTATTGGTAAAAGTTTGGATCAAAAGAGCATCGCAGACCTGCTACATAACGTAATTAAATGA
- a CDS encoding peptidylprolyl isomerase (similar to uniprot|P25334 Saccharomyces cerevisiae YCR069W CPR4 Peptidyl-prolyl cis-trans isomerase (cyclophilin) catalyzes the cis-trans isomerization of peptide bonds N-terminal to proline residues has a potential role in the secretory pathway), with product MIAGIFFLWIWASMALGRAVPPVLADLSKPKLDQIDRSKVYEPNPPATNSVLMVLEYFDEDQGKPVEHEMTMELYGTVAPKTTRNFQSLARGVKIRYDGQSEEQFQQVSYKDTLFHHVEPGKLIQGGDILEDHIPFSIYGNSWPAENFDLKHDRPGRLCMANNGPEDQNSQFFITTGMQGEPDFDGKYVVFGQVVAGLDKLIQKIQYTPLGVGGKPIHNVKLKYVLAYDLAIMDNVAQHNAYLKKLEDYRNGDVSKGVTMGLTLAEGEKEEKQLNDIMFNDLHHPLTKVLIGVFVLLLVYLVVRHKRVPKALRRV from the coding sequence atgaTTGCAGGGATATTCTTCCTATGGATTTGGGCTTCTATGGCCCTAGGTAGAGCCGTACCACCAGTGCTTGCCGATTTGTCAAAACCCAAACTAGACCAAATTGACAGGAGTAAAGTTTATGAACCCAATCCACCAGCAACGAATAGCGTTTTAATGGTGTTGGAGTACTTTGACGAAGATCAGGGGAAACCAGTTGAACATGAAATGACGATGGAACTGTACGGTACCGTAGCTCCCAAGACTACCAGgaatttccaatctttgGCAAGAGGTGTAAAGATTCGTTATGATGGACAATCAGAGGAACAGTTTCAACAGGTTTCCTACAAGGATACGCTTTTCCACCATGTGGAACCAGGGAAATTGATTCAGGGTGGTGACATATTGGAAGATCACATCCCCTTTTCAATCTATGGAAACTCTTGGCCAGCAGAAAATTTTGACTTGAAGCATGATAGGCCTGGTAGACTTTGTATGGCTAATAATGGGCCTGAAGATCAAAATTcgcaatttttcatcacgACAGGCATGCAAGGTGAACCAGATTTTGATGGAAAATACGTCGTTTTTGGTCAAGTTGTTGCTGGATTAGATAAACTAATCCAAAAGATTCAATATACTCCGCTTGGTGTAGGGGGCAAACCAATCCACAATGTTAAATTGAAGTACGTTTTGGCTTACGATCTAGCGATAATGGATAATGTGGCTCAACATAATGCTTACCTCaagaaattagaagattaTAGAAATGGTGATGTAAGCAAAGGTGTTACAATGGGGTTGACACTtgctgaaggtgaaaaagaggaaaagcAATTGAATGACATAATGTTCAATGACCTACACCATCCTTTGACTAAAGTACTTATCGGTGTCTTCGTTCTTTTATTAGTATATTTGGTAGTAAGACATAAAAGAGTGCCAAAAGCTCTAAGAAGAGTTTGA